The following DNA comes from Mucisphaera calidilacus.
CTCGAGTTCGCCCGATGTGGTCACCGGCGCGAAGTAACTCATAGACCCATCCACCGGCCGAGCCGCATACGCCAAACCGCCCGAGTCCGGGTGTGTCCCCGCGAACACCTCCGCACGAATCTCTCCCGAGACGTCAAACATCATGACATCATCAGGAAGCTTGACGCCAGAAGAGACAAACTCGCCACTCGGTAATAAGCCAGTCAACTGGCCATAGGCTTGACCGTTGATGTTGCTGAAATAACGCTTGGTTGAATGGGCACGCACATTCATACCCGGCAAGACCTGATGAGACGAAAGCCGACCCTGCGACGGAGTCGGTGACGCAGCCCCATTGCGCAACAGCATCTCAGCAGCAACGCTCCCACCACCGCCATAACTCGAATAAGAAGCCACCTGAGTCTCGGGAATGTTCCCATACCGCTGGTAGAACTCATACCCGAGTCTCGGAATCACCACCGCACCCGCGCCGCCAGGCGAGGTCTCCTGCGAATCACCAATCACAGATAAACGAACCGTATCCATGTAGGCCGAGGCAAACAACGCATCAAAGACCTCTGGATTCTGCGTGAAGCGGTAAGGCACCTCGGCATAAGTCGGGTACGCAGCGGCATGACGACCCAATACACACGAGAAGACCAAACAACCCGACATGATCAGGAGTCTCGAGTCAATCATGATCTTTCTCACCCGAATGATGTAACGATGGCTGCCTTATTGACGCTGCTGTAAGAGTATCAGCTTGCACTCGACCCGCCAGTCGAATGACGGAAACCTCACAGACTTCTGCTTAGCCATCAATGCCATGACCCCGACCGTTGTTTCAAGCCTTCTAACCGCCGCCGTAACTTACCCAATTTGCCAGCTGACAGAAGTCAACCCCCTACCCCACCTCCTGACCTCAGTCTGCCCCCTCACAACGCCCCCAGCAGACGCTCCTCCAGACCCACGTCACGACCGGCAGGCGACCAGAACACCCGACTCGACCGAGGATCACCCGTCATCGTGATGCCGCCTGTCGGCACACCATTGCGAACCCCCGTGTCGTAATAAACCTTCCGACCGAAGTTCCCGCCCAGCCGACGATCCGTGTGACGCAGCCGCTCGTGCTCCACCGTCATAATCACCGACACCCCCCCTTCCACCACCTCCACCCGCGCCGTCGCGATCCGACGCATCGCCGTCATCGTCGCCACCGCCGACTCCGACCCGCTCGCCGAAGGACCCGCCCAGAACTCACCCGCCACGGGCACCGGCGCCGGCAGCGTCCGCAACGAGCCAAACCGCTGATTCACACGCTCGATCACAAAACCCTCGTCCTCCAGCAACAGCTCCACACGACGCAGAACCTCCAGACGCGAACCGTCCGAAACCACCCGCGACGTCAACGGCCGATCCTCACCCGCCGGCACCACCTGCGCATCCGCCGCCACCTCGTTCGCCTCAGGCGTCGACGTGCAACCCCACACACAACAAGCCGCGAACACCATCAGACCCGCCAGCGCGCATCGCATCATCAACCTCCGGAATCCACAATGAACGCACAAAAATCCATGCCGACAGACTACACGATCCGAAAAAAACGCGTCCATGCGCTCCTTCCGAATCCGTCGTATAAGATCAACGAAGGTGCCATCCACACAGGCAGCGTTCGGCGAATCGATCCAGCAAGCTCCCAGCAAGCCCGATCACTGATGCTGCCGATCACCCACAACTCCGGGTCGTCCCTAACCCGAAACGCGGGCCCAATCTGTCCTGCGCGCTGGCCGCGAATCCTTTCTGCCTTCGTTGACGTCCCACGGCCCTCCCGGGCCGTTCATTCCAACTTGTCGACCGCCGACCTCCTGCCGACGGCCCCGAAACTCAGTCCGTGATCCCCAGCGGACCACTCGCGCGAATCACCTGGTCCGGCTCCACAAACACCCGACCAATATCCAGGCCAGCCTGACGCTGACCCCAACGCTCGAGCGGCATCAACTTCATGTGCGCTCCGTTTCCCACGACGGCCACGTCGCGTCCCAACGCAACCAGCTCCACGAGTCGGTCCGGCAATCGGATCCTTCCCTGCCGATCCGATTCCACGCGGAAGCTGTGCGAGAAGAAGGCTTCCTTATAGACGACGAGCTGGTCGACCGGCATCCCGGACGAATCAATCTGCCGGGCGTACTCGTCGAACGACCGCTCCGGGAAAACGCGAAGCGTCCCCGGCTCGTGCGACGGGTTGACATAGAACGCGAGCGGGTCGCCTTCCGCCGCTCCCATCTCCCGCTGAATCGCGGTGCGGAAACTGGAAGGAATGGCGATCCGGTTCTTCGTGTCAACCGAGTGCTCATAGTTGCCAGTCAGAAACAAGGTGTGTCCTCAGAACCTCGTAAGGATTGGCCTTCCATGGCCATCAAAAGGCTCCGTCCGATATCCATGTCGGCACGGTACCCCACTCTTCCCCACTTTGCAACACTCTTCCCCACTTTTCACCACTTTGCCCCACCAAGCCCCTCAAATGCGGATAAAGCCCCATGCAGCGGCACGGCCCCGTCTCTCCCCCGGCACGATCTCCACAACCCATCCACCGCCGGCTTATCGGACCCGCCGGGTCGAAATATGTGCTGATTCAGAAGCGGATGACAAACCTGCAGCCGCTTGGCTCAACCGTCTCGTGCTCCAGGCTCCCCCCCGCCCGGAGGATCAGCTCCCGGCACAGCGACAAACCTAAACCATGACCGGAAACAGACTTAACCCACGGATTAAACAGCGAGCCCACGATCGTCGGGTCGATCCCCGGCCCGTCATCCTCAACCACCACCCAGATTCCGGCGTCGTCGACGCCGGCGAGGATGCGGATGAGGGTGCCCTGGCCGCTGCGCTGCATCGCCTGATGAGCATTGTTCGCAAGGTTCGTCAGCA
Coding sequences within:
- a CDS encoding division/cell wall cluster transcriptional repressor MraZ, with translation MFLTGNYEHSVDTKNRIAIPSSFRTAIQREMGAAEGDPLAFYVNPSHEPGTLRVFPERSFDEYARQIDSSGMPVDQLVVYKEAFFSHSFRVESDRQGRIRLPDRLVELVALGRDVAVVGNGAHMKLMPLERWGQRQAGLDIGRVFVEPDQVIRASGPLGITD